From Paenibacillus sp. PvR098:
AGCCGAACCTGCGCTCGTAGTCATCCCACTTTTTGCGGAGCTCCTCATCGGGTAAGTGCCCGAAGTAAAGTTGCTTGTCGATCCACCGCGGCTTGTAAGTCAGCAGCTCGGTGCGATCCAGCTCGATCATGCCTTTGTACAGCTGACCGACGAACTCCACGCCGGAATCTCGAAAGTAGTCGCGGTATGTGTAGACATAAGGCTGGTACCATGGCTTGAACCATTGGTAGGTGGGATCCGTCTCGAGGCTGTCAATCATCGTATGGACATCTATGCCGACGACGAGCTCGTCTTCCACATGGTAAAGCTGCCGCTCCAGTATAGCCTTCAAATCTGTGAGCTTCCCGTAGGAGAGGCCCATGTCAACCAGCTTGGAGTTTGATTCAGTTTCGATATAAGCTCCCGTCACGGCCGAGTTGCCGTAAAAAACGGGACCACGGTCGACCCAATTATGGTGATAGAGCGTCTTCGTAAAGTCATTTTTATAAAAACGCCGCGACGATGCCATCGGATCCCACCAGCTGATGAGAACGTCCGACAGCACGAAAGCAGCCAGAAGCAGCAGCACAAAGCTGTTTTTACGGATAAAAGCGATCATATGGGTTTAAACCACACTTTATAAAAGAATGAGTAGGCTTTCAATTAAGGTTAAAGCTATTGTTGTTACACAAAACGGATCGAATGGCGCTGCCAACGGGGACCAAAGCAGTATAAAGCTGCAGCGTAGTTGAGAGGCACCCGACCTTACATTCCGTTATGGATTCAAAACGGCCTCATCACGAAAATAAGCACCTTACAGGTACTTATTTTCGTGAGCTGACCGTGGATTAGAGTGACTTTTGCTGCCAAGCGTGGTACTGCTCACGAAACGATGCAGGCCACTTCGTTTCGTCCAGTCCGTACTGCGCCAGGAATGCGAAGGTCCAGCGCTCGATACCGAAACCGACGCAGCCCGTTACGGCGTTACGTTTACCAAACTTGATGTTAAAGGCATTGCCAAACGTATTGCTGTGGAAATTTACCGAGCTGCAGGCGATGGATTTCTTAATGTTCGGGATCGTCAGGCGAAGCTCGTATTTCATTTCTTGATTGCGTTGGAAGGATGCTTTAACTTGAAAATCGTTTGTAAAGAATGGATCATTAGCAATCTCCAGCACGCTGTCCACATTCCATTCCACCGCCAGCTCCTTCAGGTATTCGATGGCGCGAAGACGGTTTTCCTTCACGAAATCAGGCTTTCCTACGAAAATGATCTCGCGCATGCTGAAATCAAGCAGACGTCCAAAGTCACTGTGGTTGCGTGATTCGAAGCGGTGGCACTTCGAGATGGCAGCGACGATCACGCCGTCGCCCTCCAGCGTTTCATTCTGTAATCCCTCGTAGCAGTGATAGCACGTGGACGGATTCATCGTGAACTTCGGCGTAGGCATATTGGCGTTCAAATCGAGCGTTTGATCCTGCTTCCACCCGCCCGCCTCGCGGATCGACTGAGAGAACGATTCGATGATATCCAGGTCTTCACGCAAATGCGTGAGGAAATGGATGTGCTCCGGGAATGAGGTGAAATGGTTAGTTTTGTTCAGCGTCTCACTGTGAATGACGGCAGGGTAATGCTCCTCCTTTACGCCCTCGAAGCGTCCCGCGACTTTGGTCATGAAGCTGTAATCGAAAAAGCGCATCAGGCTCGAGAACGGCTCGCGGAAAATAAACAAGCCGGGCTCCAGCACCTTGATGATTTTACGATCAACAAGCTCGGCAATGATATCTCCCTCGTAAGGGGTGTCCGCTTTATGCTCGAACAGAATGTTCTCCTTAAAGCCAAAGTCGCCTTGAGAGAAGCGGTCGATCAGCTTATGCACCCGTTCCTCGATGGCTGCGTTGCCTTTGGGAGATTCGTGAACGATATGAATCCGGTCGGATTCAATTCGAATGTCGGTGATCGTTTCATCGATGAAGGCGGCTGCGTATTTTAACTGTCCATGCTGGCTGGGGGCAAGATGCTCCAGAGATACAATACACTCCATTGTTCTTAATTCCCCTTTTTGTTCTGAATAAATGCAGCAATTTCGCGAACGGTGTTCAGCGGATACATCATCAAATCCTGATTTGTCACTTGAATTCCGTAGGTTTTCTCGATATGCGCGATCAGAGCGGTTGCTCCGAAGGAATCGATATATCCATAGTCGAACAGGTGGACATCCATCGTAAAGTCTTCATCGTCTTCTTCAATTTCGTAGCGGCTCTTAATGTGCGCTTCCAGCTGCTCTAACACTTCCTGCATGGGTAAAGCCTCCTTAATGGATATGAAATAACGTCAAACGGGCTCCTAGCGCCCGTAAGTGATATCAATAGCGACGGGGTCGCCAAAGTGGGTGACCGTATAGGTCATGCCCGCATCATCCCGGTCTACCTTTAGATCCGGACCCGAGAACGTCACCGGCTGCGGACTCCACAGCTGAATCTGCTGCATGCCAGGGGCGTTGAGATTCAAAATCCAGCGTTCGCCTGATTTCTCCAGCTCGTAAGGCACGTTCGAACGCAGCAGATGAGGCTCGGCTTTGAGGGCGTTTGCCCGGTCTTGCGTCACGA
This genomic window contains:
- a CDS encoding acyl carrier protein is translated as MQEVLEQLEAHIKSRYEIEEDDEDFTMDVHLFDYGYIDSFGATALIAHIEKTYGIQVTNQDLMMYPLNTVREIAAFIQNKKGN